The window GGCGGTGCTCGGGCTCCTGGCCGGGGCCTCGTCGGCCCGGAAGGCCGTCGCGCTAAAAAGAAGGATCGTTCGTTTTAGCTGTGGCCCCACTGTCCCGCCGGTATCCGGGCTTGTCAAGAAGGAATGTTCGTTTTACGTTTCTCGCATGGCCCGCGTATCCCAGGAACACCTAGACGCCCGTCGCCGCCAGATCCTCGACGGCGCCGCCCGCTGCTTCGCCCGCAACGGATTCCACGCCTCGTCGATGCAGGACGTCCTGAAGGAGGTGAACCTCTCCGCGGGGGCCGTGTACCGCTACTTCAGCGGCAAGGACGAGCTGATCGCCGCCGTCGTCACCGAGGTTCTCGGCGAGATCCGCGAGGCCTTCGAGGAGGCCGCCCGGCAGACCCCGCCGCCGCTGCCGGACGTCCTCGTGGGCCGGGTCATGACCGAGGTGCTCGGTCTGGGAGGCGCGGAGAGGCACGGCCTGACCTGGGAGGGAGAGGCCTCCTTCCCCAGGCTGATGGTCCAGGTCTGGACGGAGACCCTCCGCGACGGCGAGCTGTCGGCGCTGCTGCGCGAGGGTTTCGGCACGGTGCGTGAGGCCTGGGTGAAGATCGTCGAGGGCTATCAGGACGCCGGTGTGATGCGGGCGGACATCCCCGCCGAGCATGTCGCGAGGACCCTGATCGCCGCGGCGCAGGGGTTCGCCGCCCAGCAGGCGCTCTTCGGTTCGGCGCCCGTCGAGGTCATCCAGGACGGACTGCGGGCGTTGATGAGTGTGGAGACGCCACGCGAGGGCGCCGGGCCGGTATCGGCGGCACAGGCGTCCGACGTGGTGATCCTCGGAGAATCCCCGCGTGGTGGTTAACGTCCCTGAAATCCCGCGCAACTAGCCTGCACCACCACGTCACCAGGGGTTTTCGCAGCCCGGACGCGCACCGTCGCGCAATCCGGCCGCGTACCGCAGTCGCGTCGCGTACCGCGTCCCGATTCTTCGTGGTGGCCGCGGCAACCGGACCCCGCACGGTCCGGAGCGAGGACCGAGAGGTGGACGCCGTGCAACTGACGCCGCACGAGCAGGAGAGGCTGCTCATCCATGTGGCCGCCGATGTGGCCGAGAAGCGCCGGGCCAGGGGACTGAAGCTGAATCATCCCGAGTCCGTCGCCCTGATCACCTCGCACATCCTCGAAGGGGCCAGGGACGGCCGCACGGTGGCCGAGCTCATGGCCTCCGGTCGCGCGGTCCTCACCCGGGAGGACGTCATGGAGGGCATCCCCGAGATGATCCCCGACGTCCAGGTCGAGGCGACCTTCCCCGACGGCACCAAGCTCGTCACCGTCCACGACCCGATCGTCTGACGGGGGAGCAGCAGAAATGATTCCCGGAGAGATCCTGTTCGCCGACGGGCCCGTCGCCTTCAACGAAGGCCTCGACGTCACCCGGCTGACCGTCCTCAACGCCGCCGACCGGCCCGTCCAGGTCGGCTCGCACTACCACTTCGCCGAGGCCAATCCCGGCCTCGACTTCGACCGCGCCGTCGCGCGCGGCAAGCGGCTCAACGTCGCCGCGGGCACCGCCGTGCGCTTCGAGCCCGGAATCCCCGTCGCCGTCGAACTCGTACCGCTCACCGGTGCCCGTGTCGTGCCCGGCCTGCGCGGCGAGACCGGAGGTGCTCTCGATGCCTGACATCTCGCGTGCCGCGTACGCCGACCTGTTCGGCCCCACCACCGGCGACCGCATCCGGCTGGCCGACACCGACCTCCTCATCGAGATCGAGGAGGACCGTTCCGGCGGCCCCGGACGCGCCGGTGACGAGGCCGTGTTCGGCGGCGGCAAGGTCATCCGCGAGTCCATGGGCCAGTCGCGCGCCACCCGCGCCGAGGGCACCCCGGACACGGTCGTCACGGGCGCGGTGATCGTCGACCACTGGGGGATCGTCAAGGCCGACGTCGGAATCCGCGACGGCCGGATCACCGGCATCGGCAAGGCGGGCAACCCCGACACCATGGACGGGGTCCACCCGGACCTCGTGATCGGCCCGGAGACCGAGATCATCGCCGGCAACGGGCGGATCCTCACGGCCGGCGCCATCGACGCCCACGTGCACCTGATCTGCCCGCAGATCGCCGACGAGGCCCTCGCCTCCGGCATCACGACCCTCGTCGGCGGCGGCACCGGGCCCGCCGAGGGATCCAAGGCCACCACCGTCACCCCCGGCCCCTGGCACCTGGCCCGGATGCTGGAGGCCATGGAGGGGTACCCGCTCAACTTCGGCCTCCTCGGCAAGGGCAACACCGTCTCCCACGAGGCGATGCTGTCGCAGCTGCGCGGCGGGGCGCTCGGGCTCAAGCTGCACGAGGACTGGGGTTCCACGCCCGCCGTCATCGACGCAGCGCTCACCGTCGCGGACCGGACGGGCGCCCAGATCGCCATCCACACGGACACCCTCAACGAGGCCGGGTTCGTGGCCGACACGCTCGCCGCCATCGCGGGGCGCACGATCCACGCGTACCACACGGAGGGTGCGGGCGGCGGGCACGCGCCGGACATCATGACGGTGGTCTCCGAGGGGCACGTACTGCCGAGTTCGACCAACCCGACCCGGCCCTACACCGTCAACACCGCCGAGGAACACCTCGACATGCTGATGGTCTGCCACCACCTGAACGCCGCCGTGCCCGAGGACCTCGCCTTCGCCGAGTCCCGGATCCGGCCCACCACCATCGGGGCCGAGGACATCCTGCACGACCTCGGCGCGATCTCGATCATCTCCTCCGACGCCCAGGCGATGGGGCGCGTGGGCGAGGTCATCATGCGGACCTGGCAGACCGCGCACGTCATGAAGCGGCGCCGGGGAGCCCTGCCCGGCGACGGGCGGGCGGACAACCACCGGGTTCGTCGCTATGTCGCCAAATACACGATCAACCCTGCCGTCGCGCAGGGCCTCGCCCGCGAGATCGGCTCCGTCGAGACGGGCAAACTCGCCGACCTGGTGCTGTGGGAGCCCGCGTTCTTCGGGGTCAAGCCGCATCTCGTCGTCAAGGGCGGGCAGATCGCGTACGCGCAGATGGGCGACGCCAACGCGTCCATCCCCACTCCGCAGCCGATCCTGCCGCGGCCGATGTTCGGCGCGATCGGCCGGGCACCCGCGTCCAACTCCTTCAACTTCGTGGCACCGATCGCGATCGAGGACGGGCTGCCGGAGCGGCTCGGGCTCGGGAAGCGGTTCGTGCCGATCGAGTCGACGCGCGGGGTGACCAAGGCGGACATGCGGGAGAACGACGCGCGGCCGCGGGTCCAGGTCGACCCCGACAGCTTCGCCGTCACCATCGACGGGGAACTGGTGGAGGCCACGCCCGCCGCTGAACTGCCCATGGCCCAGAGGTACTTCCTTTTCTGATCCCGACACCGATGCCGGTCGGGCCCCGGCCCGTCCGGCGTCGGTCTCCGCGTCGGCCGACTTCTCCGGCTCCTGCTTTTTGACCCTGCTTTCCGACTCTGCGTCCTGGGACTCGTCATGTCGCGTGCTGCGTTGCTCGTTCTGGCCGACGGCCGGTTTCCCGCGGGAGGGCATGCCCACTCCGGCGGGGCCGAGGCGGCCGTCAAGGCCGGGCGGATCACCGGTGCGCGAAGCCTGGAGGAGTTCTGCCGGGGTCGGTTGCACACGGCCGGGCTGGTGTCGGCCGCGCTCGCCGCCGGGGCCGCGCTCGGCCTCGACCCGGTGGCGCTGGACGGCGCCGCGGACGCCCGCACGCCGTCGCCCGCTCTGCGGGTCACCGCGCGCAGGCTCGGGCGGCAGCTGATGCGGGCCGCCCGGGCGACCTGGCCCTCGCCCGAACTCGACGCGCTGGCCGAGGAGTTCCCCAAGGGGGCCCACCAGCCGGTCGTCCTCGGGCTGACGGCCCGGGCCGCCGGCCTCGGCGCGGAGGACGCCGCGTACTGCGCCGTGTACGAGTGCGTGAGCGGGCCGGCGAGTGCGGCGGTGCGGTTGCTGAGTCTCGACCCGTTCGACGCGACCGGGGTACTGGCACGGCTGGCTCCCGAGCTCGACCGGGTCGCGCTTCAGGGCGCCGAGGCCGCGCGGCGTGCCGTGGACGACGGGGTCGGTGTGCTGCCCGCGGCTTCCGCGCCGGTGCTGGAGATCAGTGCGGAGGTGCATGCGGCTTGGGCTGTGCGGCTGTTCGCCTCGTAGGGAGCCCGCGGCGGGGCTGATGACTCATGGGTCGGACCTGCCGCCCCTGCCCGTCGCGTCCCTTCCCGGGGCGCCCCCTCCCAAAGACCACCGGGCCGGCCTCGCCCGCGAGCGCCGGACAGACTCAAGAGCTGGAGTCGTACCCATGCACCTAGACCACTCCCACGACGGCCCGTCGGCTGTCAGCGCCGACGCCCACCGGCCCGACGGGCGGCGCCGTGCCCTGCGTATCGGGCTCGGAGGGCCCGTCGGGTCCGGGAAGACCGCCACCGTGGCCGCGCTGTGCCGGGCGCTGCGCGACGAGTTGTCGCTGGCGGTCGTCACCAACGACATCTACACCCGTGAGGACGCCGAGTTCCTGCTGCGGGAGGCCGTGCTGCCGCCCGAACGGATCACGGCCGTCGAGACCGGGGCCTGCCCGCACACGGCGATCCGGGACGACATCTCCGCGAACCTCGAAGCGGTCGAGGATTTGGAGGACGAGGCCGGGCCGCTGGATCTGATCCTCGTCGAGTCGGGGGGCGACAACCTGACGGCGACCTTCTCGAAGGGGCTCGTCGACGCACAGATCTTCGTGATCGACGTCGCGGGCGGCGACGACATCCCCCGCAAGGGCGGCCCCGGAGTCACCACCGCCGACCTGCTCGTGGTCAACAAGACGGACCTCGCCCCCCACGTCGGCTCGGACCTCGCACGCATGGCCGCCGACGCGAAGGCGCAACGGGCCGAACTGCCGGTGGTGTTCCAGTCGTTGCGGTCCGAGCACGGTGTCCGGGACGTGGCCGCCTGGGTACGGGCGCGGCTCGCCGTGTGGACGGCATGACGGCGCCGGCCGCCGGGGTGCGGGCCCACGCGCGGATCGGGGCCCGGGCCGACGGCCGGGGCGGTACCGCGCTGCCCACCCTGGAGAGCCAGGGCCCGCTCGCCCTGCGGCGGACGCGGGCCACGGGTTCCGAGGCCAGGGTCATGCTGGTCGGCGCGATGAGCGGGCCCCTGGGCGGTGACCGCTTCACCGTCACCGCCGACGTGGCCGAGGGGGCCCGCCTGCACGTCGGATCGGCCGCGGCCACCATCGCGCTGCCGGGCCAGGACAAGGGAGAGGCCTGCTACGACGTGCGTCTCACGGTCGGCGAGGGCGCCGAACTGTGCTGGCTTCCCGAGCAGTTGATCTCCGCGAAGGGCAGCGACCTGCGTGTCACGACACGCGTCGACCTCGCGGCGGGCGCCCGGCTGACGTTGCGCGAGGAGCAGGTCCTCGGACGGGCCGCCGAGGAGCCCGGGCGGCTCACGAGCCGGCTCACCGCCCTGCTCGACGGACGGCCGCTGCTCGACCAGGAGCTCTCCTGCGGTCCCGGAGCACCGGGGGGATGGGACGGCCCCGCGGTGCTCGCCGGACACCGCGCCCTGGGTCAGCTTCTCGTCGTACGGCCACAGTTCGCGCGGCGGCCGGTCGCACCGCGGCTGCTGGGGGAGTACGCCGCGCTGACCCCGCTCGCCGGTCCGGGCGCCCTGGTGACGGCCCTCGCGCCCGACGCGCTGGACCTGCGCCGCACCCTCGACGAGGCGCTGCGCGTACTGGGCTGAGGACCGGCCGAACCGTGTGCCCGACGACCGGCGAACGAACGTCACCGCTCAACGGGCAGAGATGTTCCGGTTATCGGATTGGCAAAGAAGCCGCGCCGCCCCTGTTCTCAGGGACCTCACAGTCGCAAGGATCCCTCGTACGACCACGACGACAGCAGGGGGAGAACTCACTTGAGGGGTATGAGAAGGGCGACGGCGTTCGGCTCGGCCGGAGCGCTCGTCACGGCGACGCTGATAGCCGGTGCCGTTGCGGCCCCGACAGCCAGCGCGGAAGGCCGCCACGGCCAGGACAGCCAGGCGAGGGGCGCCGCGATCGCCGCCGAGCGCGCCGCGAAGGCCGGCATCGACTGGCAGGACTGTCCCGCCGACTGGGGGATAGCCAAGCCCGTCCAGTGCGGATGGGTCACCGTTCCGCTCGACTACGCGAAGCCGAACGGCAAGAAGATCAAGCTCGCGGTGGACCGCATCGGCAACACGGGCACGAAGGCGGAGCGGCAGGGTGCCCTCGTCTACAACCCGGGCGGCCCGGGCGGCTCCGGACTGCGCTTCCCGCTCCGCGTCACCACCAAGAACCCGCTCTGGGTGAAGACGTCCAAGGCGTACGACTTCGTGGGCTTCGACCCGCGCGGCGTCGGCCACTCCGCGCCCATCTCCTGCGCCGACCCGCAGGAGTTCGTGAAGGCGCCCAAGATGGACCCGGTGCCGGACTCCGAGGCCGACAAGCGCGCCCAGCGCAAGCTCGCCGCCGAGTACGCGGCCGGCTGCGCCGAGCGCAGCGGCAAGATGCTCCCGCACATGACGACCCCCAACACCGTCCGCGACCTGGACGTCATCCGGGCCGCGCTCGGCGAGAAGAAGCTCAACTTCCTGGGCGTCTCGTACGGCACGTACATCGCCGCCGTCTACGGCACCATGTACCCGACCCACGTGCGCCGCATGGTGGCGGACAGTGTCGTCAACCCGTCGCGCGAGAAGATCTGGTACGAGGCCAACCTCGACCAGGACGTCGCCTTCGAGATGCGCTGGAAGGACTGGCAGGACTGGGTCGCCAAGAACGACGCGTCCTTCCACCTCGGCGACACCCGCGCCGAGGTCCAGGCGCAGTGGCTGAAGCTGCGCGCCACCGCCAAGAAGAACCCCATCGGCGGGGTCGTCGGCCCGGCCGAGCTCATCGGCTTCTTCCAGAGCGCGCCGTACTACGACTCCGCGTGGGTCTCGACCGCGACGGTGTTCAGCAAGTACGTCGCCGGTGACACCCAGGCGCTCGTCGACGCCGCCGCTCCCGACCCGTCGGACACTGCGGGCAACATCGCCTCGGAGAACGGCAACGCCGTCTACACGGCCGTCGAGTGCACCGACGCCAAGTGGCCCACCAGCTGGAAGAAGTGGGACCGCGACAACTCGAAGCTGCACAAGAACTACCCGTTCATGACGTGGGCCAACGCCTGGCTGAACCTGCCGTGCGCGACCTGGCCCGCCAAGCAGCAGACCCCGGTGAACGTGAAGACCGGCAAGGGCCTGCCGCCCGTCCTGATCGTCCAGGCCACGCGTGACGCCGC of the Streptomyces aurantiacus genome contains:
- a CDS encoding TetR/AcrR family transcriptional regulator → MARVSQEHLDARRRQILDGAARCFARNGFHASSMQDVLKEVNLSAGAVYRYFSGKDELIAAVVTEVLGEIREAFEEAARQTPPPLPDVLVGRVMTEVLGLGGAERHGLTWEGEASFPRLMVQVWTETLRDGELSALLREGFGTVREAWVKIVEGYQDAGVMRADIPAEHVARTLIAAAQGFAAQQALFGSAPVEVIQDGLRALMSVETPREGAGPVSAAQASDVVILGESPRGG
- a CDS encoding urease subunit gamma, which translates into the protein MQLTPHEQERLLIHVAADVAEKRRARGLKLNHPESVALITSHILEGARDGRTVAELMASGRAVLTREDVMEGIPEMIPDVQVEATFPDGTKLVTVHDPIV
- a CDS encoding urease subunit beta; translated protein: MIPGEILFADGPVAFNEGLDVTRLTVLNAADRPVQVGSHYHFAEANPGLDFDRAVARGKRLNVAAGTAVRFEPGIPVAVELVPLTGARVVPGLRGETGGALDA
- a CDS encoding urease subunit alpha: MPDISRAAYADLFGPTTGDRIRLADTDLLIEIEEDRSGGPGRAGDEAVFGGGKVIRESMGQSRATRAEGTPDTVVTGAVIVDHWGIVKADVGIRDGRITGIGKAGNPDTMDGVHPDLVIGPETEIIAGNGRILTAGAIDAHVHLICPQIADEALASGITTLVGGGTGPAEGSKATTVTPGPWHLARMLEAMEGYPLNFGLLGKGNTVSHEAMLSQLRGGALGLKLHEDWGSTPAVIDAALTVADRTGAQIAIHTDTLNEAGFVADTLAAIAGRTIHAYHTEGAGGGHAPDIMTVVSEGHVLPSSTNPTRPYTVNTAEEHLDMLMVCHHLNAAVPEDLAFAESRIRPTTIGAEDILHDLGAISIISSDAQAMGRVGEVIMRTWQTAHVMKRRRGALPGDGRADNHRVRRYVAKYTINPAVAQGLAREIGSVETGKLADLVLWEPAFFGVKPHLVVKGGQIAYAQMGDANASIPTPQPILPRPMFGAIGRAPASNSFNFVAPIAIEDGLPERLGLGKRFVPIESTRGVTKADMRENDARPRVQVDPDSFAVTIDGELVEATPAAELPMAQRYFLF
- a CDS encoding urease accessory protein UreF — protein: MSRAALLVLADGRFPAGGHAHSGGAEAAVKAGRITGARSLEEFCRGRLHTAGLVSAALAAGAALGLDPVALDGAADARTPSPALRVTARRLGRQLMRAARATWPSPELDALAEEFPKGAHQPVVLGLTARAAGLGAEDAAYCAVYECVSGPASAAVRLLSLDPFDATGVLARLAPELDRVALQGAEAARRAVDDGVGVLPAASAPVLEISAEVHAAWAVRLFAS
- the ureG gene encoding urease accessory protein UreG, translating into MHLDHSHDGPSAVSADAHRPDGRRRALRIGLGGPVGSGKTATVAALCRALRDELSLAVVTNDIYTREDAEFLLREAVLPPERITAVETGACPHTAIRDDISANLEAVEDLEDEAGPLDLILVESGGDNLTATFSKGLVDAQIFVIDVAGGDDIPRKGGPGVTTADLLVVNKTDLAPHVGSDLARMAADAKAQRAELPVVFQSLRSEHGVRDVAAWVRARLAVWTA
- a CDS encoding urease accessory protein UreD is translated as MTAPAAGVRAHARIGARADGRGGTALPTLESQGPLALRRTRATGSEARVMLVGAMSGPLGGDRFTVTADVAEGARLHVGSAAATIALPGQDKGEACYDVRLTVGEGAELCWLPEQLISAKGSDLRVTTRVDLAAGARLTLREEQVLGRAAEEPGRLTSRLTALLDGRPLLDQELSCGPGAPGGWDGPAVLAGHRALGQLLVVRPQFARRPVAPRLLGEYAALTPLAGPGALVTALAPDALDLRRTLDEALRVLG
- a CDS encoding alpha/beta hydrolase; its protein translation is MRRATAFGSAGALVTATLIAGAVAAPTASAEGRHGQDSQARGAAIAAERAAKAGIDWQDCPADWGIAKPVQCGWVTVPLDYAKPNGKKIKLAVDRIGNTGTKAERQGALVYNPGGPGGSGLRFPLRVTTKNPLWVKTSKAYDFVGFDPRGVGHSAPISCADPQEFVKAPKMDPVPDSEADKRAQRKLAAEYAAGCAERSGKMLPHMTTPNTVRDLDVIRAALGEKKLNFLGVSYGTYIAAVYGTMYPTHVRRMVADSVVNPSREKIWYEANLDQDVAFEMRWKDWQDWVAKNDASFHLGDTRAEVQAQWLKLRATAKKNPIGGVVGPAELIGFFQSAPYYDSAWVSTATVFSKYVAGDTQALVDAAAPDPSDTAGNIASENGNAVYTAVECTDAKWPTSWKKWDRDNSKLHKNYPFMTWANAWLNLPCATWPAKQQTPVNVKTGKGLPPVLIVQATRDAATPYEGAVELHKRFKGSRLITEKDAGSHGVTGLTNPCVNERVDTYLLTGKVDAADVTCTPHATPKP